One Pelobates fuscus isolate aPelFus1 chromosome 8, aPelFus1.pri, whole genome shotgun sequence genomic window carries:
- the RNPS1 gene encoding RNA-binding protein with serine-rich domain 1 produces the protein MAASRQNERDGLSELRKDKQRKAGKMAPSPTKRKERSEDRTKERTKEKAPGKEATEKDRGRDKARKRRSASSGSSSSSRSRSSSSSSSSSGSSSGSSSGSSSSSASSRSGSSSSSRSSSSSSSSGSPSPSRRRHDNRRRSRSKSKQPKREEKERKRRSPSPRPTKVYIGRLTRNVTKDHILEIFSTYGKIKTIDMPLDRTHIHLSKGHAYVEFEAADDADKALKHMDGGQIDGQEITASAVLTQRPMRVMPRRFSPPRRMMPPPPMWRRSPPRMRRRSRSPRRRSPVRRRSRSPARRRHRSRSSSNSSR, from the exons ATGGCGGCCTCGCGTCAGAACGAGCGCGACGGCTTGTCCGAGCTCAGGAAAGACAAGCAGCGAAAGGCAGGCAAGAT GGCTCCTTCTCCGACCAAGCGCAAAGAGCGATCAGAAGACCGTACCAAGGAACGGACTAAAGAAAAGGCACCAGGCAAAGAAGCCACAGAAAAAGACCGGGGCCGTGATAAGGCAAGGAAGAGACGCAGTGCATCAAGCGGAAGCAGCAGTAGCAG CCGCTCGCGGTCCAGCTCGTCCTCCAGTTCTTCGTCTGGATCCAGTTCAGGTTCTAGCTCTGGCTCTAGTTCCTCCTCTGCCTCGAGCCGGTCAGGAAGTTCCAGCTCCTCGCGGAGTTCCAGTTCCAGCAGCTCATCAGGATCCCCAAGCCCATCACGCCGCCGCCATGACAACCGCAGGCGCTCTCGATCCAA ATCCAAACAGCCCAAGCGTGAGGAGAAGGAAAGGAAGAGACGAAGCCCAAGTCCTCGACCCACAAAAGTGTACATTGGGCGACTGACGAGGAATGTCACAAAG GACCATATTCTAGAGATCTTCTCCACCTATGGGAAGATTAAGACAATCGACATGCCCTTAGACCGGACACACATTCACCTTTCTAAAGGTCATGCCTACGTGGAGTTTGAGGCAGCAGATGATGCTGACAAGGCCCTAAAACACATGGATGGAG GACAGATAGATGGTCAGGAGATCACAGCCTCAGCAGTTCTCACCCAGCGACCAATGCGTGTGATGCCCCGAAGGTTCAGTCCTCCTCGCAGGATGATGCCACCACCCCCCATGTGGCGTCGCTCACCCCCACGAATGAGGAGGAG GTCACGGTCACCGCGCCGCCGGTCACCAGTTCGCCGCCGTTCTCGATCCCCAGCTCGTCGTCGCCACCGCAGCCGTTCCAGCTCAAACTCTTCTCGGTGA
- the LOC134570966 gene encoding uncharacterized protein LOC134570966, whose protein sequence is MGRLDEQAKNRIVVLRKAGLSFRKIKKVLELDNIKVTPQAIYLFLKRKNIEPEKSTGGPHGVTPKEKPWGEGQLWNVIPENVGQCNRVKDQGNMVQKTGEMVETRRPQEIGKEEGIKIVSVTSLSKGNHTFHSPPPVQRTATLGQTLHEPRDCIVRQGHSPAINGPRQATVTVTPQPYHGRARTPLPAPRNPALLVTKKIVDRAIHLQKKVTAQNGTPLLTHGAHYPMTSMVSSRLPPMRQEPAPCSLIKDASTQTAAPIHSVAVNAEQLDTIRGELHRLTQAVQTLMDRQNRWEQEQHRQRQCNHQEIMLQIQQLGASVTARCPQNCASYNSAQEPDAQLPDIGHFKMELL, encoded by the exons ATGGGACGACTGGATGAACAAGCGAAGAACCGCATAGTGGTGTTGAGGAAAGCTGGTCTCAGCTTCCGTAAGATCAAGAAAGTTCTTGAACTGGACAATATCAAAGTAACACCACAAGCCATCTACCTCTTCCTAAAACGCAAGAACATTGAGCCTGAAAAGTCCACCGGTGGTCCCCATGGAGTGACACCCAAAGAGAAGCCATGGGGGGAAGGGCAGCTCTGGAATGTGATTCCTGAAAATGTTGGCCAGTGTAACAGAGTTAAGGATCAAGGAAATATGGTTCAGAAGACAGGAGAAATGGTAGAAACCAGGAGGCCTCAAGAAATTGGCAAAGAAGAGGGCATTAAGATTGTCAGTGTGACCTCTCTGTCCAAGGGAAACCATACCTTTCATTCTCCTCCACCTGTCCAGAGAACTGCAACCCTAGGACAGACTCTGCACGAGCCCC GTGATTGCATAGTGAGACAAGGTCACTCACCTGCCATAAATGGCCCAAGACAAGCTACAGTCACAGTGACTCCTCAACCATATCATGGGAGAGCAAGGACCCCACTCCCTGCTCCCAGGAACCCAGCACTGCTCGTGACAAAAAAGATAGTGGACAGAGCTATCCACCTGCAGAAAAAG GTCACCGCACAGAATGGTACCCCACTTTTGACCCATGGTGCTCATTACCCAATGACCAGCATGGTTTCTAGCCGCCTGCCACCTATGAGACAAGAGCCAGCTCCATGTTCACTG ATAAAAGACGCCAGCACTCAAACAGCGGCTCCTATTCATTCTGTAGCAGTAAACGCAGAGCAGTTGGACACTATCAGGGGAGAGCTTCACAGATTGACACAGGCTGTGCAAACTCTAATGGACAGACAGAACCGCTGGGAGCAAgaacagcacagacagcggcaatGTAACCACCAGGAAATAATGTTACAAATCCAACAGTTGGGTGCTTCTGTAACGGCGAGGTGTCCACAGAACTGCGCCTCATATAACAGCGCACAAGAGCCAGACGCCCAACTGCCTGATATcggacatttcaagatggagctTTTGTGA